A DNA window from Engraulis encrasicolus isolate BLACKSEA-1 chromosome 3, IST_EnEncr_1.0, whole genome shotgun sequence contains the following coding sequences:
- the LOC134446474 gene encoding stonustoxin subunit beta-like, with product MGFELSIHNLVLSLSSPPSDCCHFTLDPNTANRTLHLSEGNRRVECRPGLQSYPDHPDRFDRSPQVLCREGVSARCYWEVEWSAGVDIAVSYKNISRKGWGYECRFGGNDQSWRLDLTSSSSSFWHSNKETELTLRVVASSRIGVYVDHRAGTLAFYSISGDTMTLLHRVHTTFTHTLYPGFGVWSGGSSVKLL from the exons ATGGGTTTTG agctatccATCCATAACCTTGTTCTttccctgtcttctcctccatcagattgctgtcacttcactctggatccaaacacagcaaacagaaccctccatctgtctgaggggaacaggagggtggagtgtAGACCTGGGctccagtcatatcctgatcatccagacagatttgataggtctcctcaggtgctgtgtagagagggtgtgtctgcacgctgctactgggaggttgagtggagtgcAGGTGTtgatatagcagtgtcatataaaaacatcagcaggaaaggatggGGTTATGAGTGTAGGTTTGGaggtaatgatcagtcctggaggctggacctcaccagctccagctcctctttctGGCACAGTAATAAAGAGACTGAACTCACTCTACGtgtagtggccagctccagaataggagtgtatgtggatcacagggcaggaactctggccttctacagcatctctggagacacaatgaccctcctgcacagagtccacaccacattcacacacacactctaccctgggtttgggGTATGGAGTGGGGGATCATCAGTTaagctgttgtga